From the genome of Clostridium sp. BNL1100, one region includes:
- a CDS encoding DUF6873 family GME fold protein: MKIVKIPNLPDGNVSCVLLDARAPKKLIDELKNRNIEIIPVFEHPDVYSAVSCHPDIMFHHISGNIIVYAPNTPLKIMEFLCKKGFEMIKGETFLQNKYPGTIAYNVARVGSFAFHNTKYTDPIIKKLLEEQEIRLIHVKQGYSKCLTCVVDSKSIITSDREIYRKAAGVGLDVLLIEPDKSIKLEPFDMGFIGGATGLISKNKLLFTGDITLHKNYKEINDFLSLKAVDMVIIKDEHLTDLGTIIPVTQE; the protein is encoded by the coding sequence ATGAAAATAGTCAAAATACCTAACCTTCCGGATGGAAATGTTTCCTGCGTTTTATTGGATGCGAGAGCTCCAAAAAAACTGATTGATGAATTAAAAAATAGAAATATAGAGATAATCCCGGTATTTGAACATCCGGACGTATATTCTGCCGTATCATGCCATCCTGATATTATGTTTCACCATATTTCGGGAAATATTATCGTATATGCACCTAACACACCATTAAAGATAATGGAATTTCTTTGCAAAAAAGGCTTTGAAATGATAAAGGGAGAAACTTTCCTTCAAAACAAATATCCGGGAACTATTGCTTACAATGTTGCAAGGGTAGGAAGTTTTGCATTTCATAATACTAAATACACGGACCCTATTATTAAAAAGCTGCTGGAGGAGCAGGAAATCCGCCTGATACATGTAAAACAGGGGTACTCCAAGTGTCTTACATGTGTTGTTGACAGTAAAAGCATTATAACCTCAGACCGAGAGATCTACAGGAAAGCGGCAGGAGTAGGACTGGATGTGCTTTTAATCGAGCCGGATAAATCTATTAAGCTTGAACCTTTTGATATGGGATTTATCGGAGGAGCAACGGGATTGATATCAAAAAATAAACTGCTTTTTACGGGAGATATAACTCTTCATAAAAATTATAAAGAAATAAATGATTTTTTAAGTTTAAAAGCTGTGGACATGGTTATTATTAAAGATGAACATTTGACTGATTTAGGGACAATCATTCCCGTTACTCAGGAATAG
- a CDS encoding DUF378 domain-containing protein, whose translation MRTPLDRVALVLIIIGALNWLSVGLFRYDLVGAIFGPASLITRAIFVIVGIAGLYSISLLFRENDQAVRQQ comes from the coding sequence ATGAGAACACCATTGGATAGAGTTGCATTAGTACTCATTATAATCGGAGCTCTTAACTGGCTTTCTGTAGGGTTATTCCGCTATGATCTTGTAGGTGCAATTTTTGGACCCGCTTCACTAATTACAAGAGCAATTTTTGTTATCGTCGGTATTGCAGGACTGTACAGCATCAGTCTTCTTTTCAGGGAAAATGATCAAGCTGTACGTCAGCAATAA
- a CDS encoding alpha/beta-type small acid-soluble spore protein: protein MANNNSNNRPSGFENLKYEIASQVGVNLKEGYNGDLTSREAGKVGGNITKRVFQVFRDQHQNQ from the coding sequence ATGGCTAATAACAATAGTAATAACAGACCTTCAGGATTTGAAAACTTGAAATATGAAATAGCTTCTCAGGTTGGTGTAAACCTCAAAGAGGGCTATAATGGTGATTTAACTTCAAGAGAAGCTGGTAAAGTCGGTGGAAATATCACTAAGAGAGTATTCCAGGTATTTAGGGATCAACACCAGAATCAGTAA
- a CDS encoding AI-2E family transporter, giving the protein MTDFKSILSKKITKRVLILAAFALLIYFMRGMANMFLLTFIFAYLGYTAQSYVFKRTKIINSRLLKAIIITFYLVAVTLAVLVLYKYIPVIISELKTLIVQVTTFYNMTYENDTLNYIISLSKEIKISSYIRDNFEVLYKSISNIGKIGFDFVMAIVLSLFFILEKNRIVRFTSGFKNSKLSVVYDELSFFGRKFLQSFGKVIQTQITISFINAILSMIMLYILKFPQIFGLGFMIFVLGLVPVAGVVISLLPLSMIALRIGGPTMILYVLVLVIILHALESYILNPKLMSQKTKLPVFYTFVVLIVSEHILGIWGLIIGIPIFIFILDVLEVKNPDAAPATSDSNND; this is encoded by the coding sequence ATGACCGACTTTAAATCCATTTTGTCCAAGAAAATAACCAAGAGAGTACTAATCCTTGCAGCATTCGCACTTCTGATATACTTCATGCGGGGTATGGCGAACATGTTTCTGCTGACCTTCATATTTGCATATCTGGGGTATACCGCACAAAGCTACGTATTTAAACGGACTAAAATCATTAATTCAAGACTGCTGAAGGCAATAATAATAACCTTTTATCTTGTGGCTGTAACATTGGCTGTCCTGGTACTTTACAAGTATATTCCGGTAATTATATCGGAGCTTAAAACCCTCATAGTGCAAGTAACAACCTTTTATAATATGACTTACGAAAACGATACTCTGAACTACATTATTTCATTATCAAAAGAAATCAAGATTTCTTCCTATATACGGGATAATTTTGAAGTTCTCTATAAATCAATTTCAAATATAGGTAAAATAGGTTTTGACTTTGTTATGGCAATTGTGCTTAGCTTGTTCTTTATATTGGAGAAAAATAGAATTGTCAGATTTACATCAGGTTTTAAAAACAGCAAACTGTCTGTAGTTTATGATGAGCTTTCATTCTTTGGACGTAAATTTCTCCAGTCTTTCGGAAAGGTAATACAGACTCAGATAACTATTTCATTCATAAATGCCATTTTATCCATGATAATGCTTTATATACTCAAATTTCCGCAGATTTTCGGACTTGGCTTCATGATTTTTGTTCTTGGCCTCGTCCCTGTGGCTGGCGTCGTAATATCCCTTCTTCCGCTTTCCATGATAGCACTCAGAATCGGCGGGCCTACGATGATTCTTTATGTTTTGGTACTGGTTATAATACTTCATGCTCTTGAAAGCTATATTCTTAACCCAAAACTCATGTCCCAAAAAACAAAATTGCCTGTGTTCTATACATTTGTGGTATTAATAGTTTCAGAGCATATACTGGGAATATGGGGGCTTATTATAGGTATTCCGATTTTTATATTTATACTTGATGTTCTGGAGGTTAAAAATCCTGATGCAGCTCCCGCTACATCAGATTCAAATAACGATTAA
- a CDS encoding MerR family transcriptional regulator, with protein sequence MAEPKRCKECNCTFQYVNSEQLCFSCSQKNDSEFRRIKEFLKDNPKSSVSMVATSLDISVSHIQKFIDEGRLEIIDK encoded by the coding sequence GTGGCTGAACCAAAACGCTGCAAAGAGTGTAACTGCACCTTCCAATATGTAAACAGTGAACAATTATGTTTTAGCTGTAGTCAGAAAAACGATTCCGAATTCCGGAGGATTAAAGAATTTTTAAAGGATAATCCAAAGTCATCGGTCAGTATGGTAGCAACTTCTCTTGATATAAGCGTATCCCATATACAAAAGTTTATTGATGAAGGAAGGCTGGAAATTATCGACAAGTGA
- a CDS encoding phosphatase PAP2 family protein, translating into MISAIQNTDTFILNFIQNNLHSTFMDKIMPVITFLGDNGMVWIVIAILLVISKKYRTTGLMLIGALVICLIIGNLTLKPVIARARPCWVNTSVHLLVSSPKDYSFPSGHTMSSFAAAVVLFLRNKKLGIWALLVAAMISFSRLYLYVHYPSDVAAGLVLGIAAAYLSVKALPIIWNLFNKIVKTRP; encoded by the coding sequence ATGATTTCTGCTATCCAAAATACAGACACATTTATCTTGAACTTTATACAAAACAATCTCCACTCAACTTTTATGGATAAAATCATGCCGGTAATTACTTTTCTGGGTGACAACGGTATGGTTTGGATTGTTATTGCTATTTTACTTGTAATTTCAAAAAAATACAGGACAACAGGCCTTATGCTCATAGGTGCATTGGTAATCTGCCTGATTATAGGCAACCTTACCTTAAAGCCTGTTATTGCGAGGGCACGTCCCTGTTGGGTTAACACAAGTGTACATTTACTGGTGTCATCCCCAAAGGATTATTCTTTTCCTTCAGGGCACACCATGTCTTCCTTTGCAGCGGCTGTTGTTCTTTTCTTAAGAAACAAGAAGTTGGGAATATGGGCCTTACTTGTGGCGGCTATGATATCCTTTTCAAGGCTTTATCTCTATGTTCATTATCCTTCCGATGTAGCTGCCGGCTTGGTTCTGGGAATTGCAGCTGCTTATTTGTCTGTTAAAGCCTTACCAATAATATGGAATCTGTTTAACAAAATAGTTAAAACCCGGCCATAA
- a CDS encoding DNRLRE domain-containing protein, with translation MSTVVVDIPSTTFVSSAQPTINFSVYPTIYSGTDTQYQNCISLMQIALPSLPVNFVDSAVLQLAVIVKSGTNPSPVVVNTVMEPFNRTTVTYNTRPAYTPTQSQVNVTTNDLYKTVEIDITALVNSWLNGTVANNGLALTNSDGTTVVQFGTDNISWEPYFPKLMLTYTGTPSENSATNFCYSQLAHIIQQIIMFYPTNTVTVFTKGLTASSITGTPYQLFASPVAKNGALFIVMDNGQEQTIPLNSITAIYTGDGTVYNPSFTYLPVPAFTPGYDTDIVTAYYEYLNGKTDVEIYTGSNVHATGIIYKNEYGIIVLSDGSGNTPVFIPVLPITAIIPAASPSLATAESSKSQVSINVENQIEKEVSPK, from the coding sequence ATGTCAACCGTTGTAGTGGATATTCCAAGCACGACATTTGTGTCTTCTGCACAGCCTACTATTAACTTCTCGGTATATCCCACCATTTATTCAGGTACTGACACACAGTATCAGAACTGTATAAGTTTGATGCAAATAGCATTGCCGTCGTTGCCCGTAAATTTTGTTGACAGTGCTGTGCTTCAGTTGGCTGTTATTGTAAAAAGCGGTACCAATCCCAGTCCTGTTGTGGTAAATACAGTAATGGAACCTTTCAACAGAACTACAGTGACCTATAATACACGGCCGGCTTATACACCTACGCAATCACAGGTTAATGTTACAACAAACGACCTTTATAAAACAGTTGAGATAGACATAACAGCTTTGGTAAACAGTTGGCTCAACGGAACTGTTGCAAACAATGGCTTAGCATTAACTAATTCCGACGGGACTACTGTTGTTCAGTTTGGCACAGATAATATCTCATGGGAGCCATATTTCCCCAAACTGATGCTTACATATACCGGCACTCCGTCAGAAAATTCAGCAACAAACTTCTGTTATTCACAGTTGGCACACATAATACAGCAGATTATAATGTTCTATCCTACCAATACGGTAACTGTGTTTACTAAAGGATTAACTGCTTCCTCCATAACAGGTACGCCTTATCAGCTGTTTGCTTCTCCTGTTGCAAAAAACGGAGCATTATTCATAGTAATGGACAACGGACAAGAGCAAACAATTCCCCTTAACTCTATTACGGCAATATACACCGGGGATGGTACGGTATACAATCCTTCTTTTACATATCTGCCGGTACCTGCTTTCACCCCCGGATACGATACGGATATTGTAACGGCATATTATGAATATTTAAACGGTAAAACTGATGTTGAAATATATACAGGTTCAAATGTACATGCTACAGGGATAATATATAAAAATGAATACGGAATAATTGTACTGTCTGATGGCAGCGGAAATACTCCGGTATTTATTCCGGTTTTACCTATAACGGCGATAATCCCTGCTGCAAGCCCTTCTTTGGCAACAGCAGAGAGTAGTAAAAGTCAGGTTTCCATCAATGTGGAAAATCAAATAGAAAAGGAAGTTAGCCCAAAATAA
- a CDS encoding extracellular solute-binding protein has product MNKRLLSLILAFVLTVSMMTGCKKEEPSPKMPSQGTASKKSMASKSKSAEINIFVNNPEYVDAINEYLKEYKKNKPNLTVNLKTVQSDYSQMLKTKIKSGDMPDVFTTSAGSEIKEYAKYSYDLTGQPLAKAMTDEVRMNMSYKGKVYGFPIKENVYGLVYNKELFDKNKIPVPKTLVELEAAAQKLKSMGVQPFSTGYKEVWVFRHVFMHFMDASKPDDVEGLVKNFTSGKDKFETYPLINDNFFKFIDLTVKYGDIKPLETDLSAELADFAMGKAAMIIGQGSWAESDILNINPKMKLGVTGYPVDDKTLNAFIVAGTEQATRIYKDSPALSEVLDLYNWLFTSDYGKKWFSKIAKVMPPVNGADMSKMQIAKEFETYKKDNMVGDMYINYVKDDFHQKFGEIMQGYIAKTYTKEQAVKEIENTLKKTGKEK; this is encoded by the coding sequence ATGAATAAGAGATTATTGTCTTTAATATTGGCTTTTGTTCTGACTGTAAGTATGATGACAGGATGTAAAAAGGAGGAACCGTCGCCTAAGATGCCTTCACAAGGTACTGCCTCAAAAAAATCAATGGCATCCAAGTCAAAATCAGCAGAGATCAATATTTTTGTTAATAACCCCGAATATGTTGATGCAATTAATGAGTACCTTAAGGAATACAAAAAGAACAAACCAAACTTAACAGTAAACTTAAAAACAGTTCAGTCGGATTATTCTCAAATGCTTAAAACAAAGATTAAGTCAGGTGATATGCCTGATGTATTTACAACTTCCGCAGGCAGTGAAATTAAGGAATATGCAAAATACTCCTATGACCTAACAGGCCAACCCCTTGCAAAAGCTATGACAGACGAGGTAAGAATGAATATGTCATATAAAGGTAAGGTTTATGGCTTTCCTATCAAGGAAAATGTGTATGGCTTGGTATACAACAAGGAGTTGTTTGATAAGAACAAAATACCTGTACCAAAAACCTTGGTTGAGCTTGAAGCTGCGGCTCAGAAGCTGAAATCTATGGGTGTACAGCCTTTTTCAACGGGATATAAGGAGGTATGGGTGTTCAGGCATGTTTTTATGCATTTCATGGATGCTTCAAAGCCGGATGACGTTGAAGGGCTTGTAAAGAATTTTACTTCCGGAAAAGATAAATTTGAAACGTATCCCCTTATTAATGATAATTTCTTTAAATTTATTGATTTAACAGTAAAGTATGGGGACATAAAGCCTCTTGAAACAGACCTGTCAGCAGAGCTAGCTGATTTTGCCATGGGAAAGGCAGCTATGATTATAGGACAGGGTTCATGGGCTGAATCCGATATTTTAAATATTAATCCCAAAATGAAGCTGGGAGTTACAGGATATCCGGTAGATGATAAAACCTTAAATGCATTTATTGTTGCGGGAACCGAGCAGGCTACGAGGATATATAAGGATTCACCCGCATTATCTGAGGTTTTGGATTTGTATAACTGGCTTTTTACTTCTGACTATGGTAAGAAGTGGTTTTCTAAAATTGCCAAGGTAATGCCGCCTGTAAATGGCGCAGATATGTCAAAAATGCAGATTGCTAAGGAGTTTGAGACCTATAAAAAGGACAATATGGTTGGAGATATGTATATAAACTATGTAAAAGACGATTTCCATCAGAAGTTTGGAGAGATAATGCAAGGATATATTGCAAAAACTTATACCAAGGAGCAGGCAGTTAAGGAGATTGAAAATACCTTAAAGAAAACAGGTAAAGAAAAATAA
- a CDS encoding ABC transporter ATP-binding protein, with the protein MQTFKKFIRFYKPYKKLFFIDMLCALIASAIDLAFPQILNLLTKGVFTGSSAQILRSLWIIGTGLIVMYIVRYYCQYFITSWGHIMGARMESDMRQELFDHYQKLSFSYYDKNNTGEMMSKLISDLFDITELAHHGPENFFISAIKIIGSFILLAMINVPMTLILLVITLTMGIFSLFKNRKMRSVFFDNRKKIATVNSRLQDSLSGIRVVQSFANEEIERDKFGESNLKFLDSKKDSYLIMGSFHAGNSFFQGLLYTVVLVSGGFFIAKGTLRAADLAIYALYIGIFLNPLDVLINFTEAFQKGFSGFRRFLDVVETKPEIVDRKGAKPLVNPRGDISYNNVSFRYETDSEVLDNVNITIKAGKTVAFVGPSGGGKTTLCSLLPRFYDVTDGQITIDGKDIRDVTLKSLRNCIGIVQQDVYLFAGSIRENIAYGKPDASDEEIIQAARNANIHEFVMSLEDGYDTYVGERGTRLSGGQKQRIAIARVFLKNPPILILDEATSALDNESERHIQVSLEHLAKNRTTIVIAHRLSTIRNADEIIVIDQSGIQERGTHDTLLKQDGLYAKYYNMQFEGLGE; encoded by the coding sequence ATGCAAACTTTTAAAAAATTTATCAGGTTTTACAAACCTTATAAAAAACTGTTCTTCATTGATATGCTCTGCGCACTTATTGCCTCTGCCATAGACCTTGCTTTCCCACAGATATTGAATCTGCTGACAAAAGGTGTATTCACAGGTAGCTCTGCTCAAATACTTCGTTCACTGTGGATTATCGGGACAGGGTTAATCGTAATGTATATAGTCAGATATTACTGTCAGTATTTTATAACCTCTTGGGGACATATAATGGGTGCCCGTATGGAAAGTGACATGCGGCAAGAACTATTTGACCACTACCAAAAGCTGTCTTTTTCATACTATGATAAAAACAATACAGGAGAAATGATGTCAAAGCTCATTTCTGATTTATTTGATATAACCGAACTGGCCCATCACGGCCCTGAAAACTTTTTCATATCTGCTATAAAGATAATAGGTTCGTTTATACTGCTGGCAATGATTAATGTCCCGATGACGCTGATTTTGCTTGTTATTACGTTAACTATGGGTATTTTCAGCCTTTTCAAAAATCGAAAAATGCGTTCCGTATTTTTCGATAATAGAAAAAAGATTGCAACCGTAAATTCACGTTTACAGGACAGCCTGTCAGGAATCAGGGTTGTACAGTCCTTTGCAAATGAAGAAATCGAAAGGGACAAATTCGGCGAAAGCAATCTGAAATTTCTGGATTCCAAAAAAGACAGCTATCTTATAATGGGAAGCTTTCATGCCGGAAATTCCTTCTTTCAAGGGTTACTTTACACTGTAGTACTTGTCAGTGGAGGGTTCTTTATAGCTAAAGGTACTCTGAGAGCAGCAGACCTTGCTATTTATGCCCTATATATAGGTATTTTCCTTAATCCTCTTGATGTCCTCATAAACTTCACAGAAGCCTTTCAGAAAGGATTTTCAGGCTTCAGGCGTTTCCTTGATGTAGTGGAGACCAAGCCTGAAATAGTGGACAGAAAGGGTGCAAAACCTTTAGTTAACCCACGGGGAGATATCAGCTACAATAATGTTTCATTCAGGTATGAGACGGACTCAGAGGTACTGGATAATGTAAACATAACCATAAAAGCAGGAAAAACTGTTGCTTTTGTTGGGCCTTCCGGAGGAGGAAAAACTACTTTATGCTCTCTTCTCCCAAGGTTTTATGATGTTACCGACGGACAAATCACAATCGACGGAAAAGATATTCGGGATGTAACTCTTAAGTCCCTTAGGAATTGTATCGGAATTGTTCAGCAGGATGTATACTTATTTGCGGGAAGCATCCGTGAAAACATTGCATATGGCAAACCAGACGCATCTGATGAAGAAATAATCCAAGCTGCCCGGAATGCCAATATACATGAATTTGTCATGAGCCTTGAGGATGGATATGATACCTACGTAGGGGAACGAGGTACACGTCTTTCAGGGGGACAAAAGCAGAGAATAGCCATTGCCCGTGTATTTCTAAAGAATCCGCCTATTCTTATTCTGGACGAAGCCACCTCTGCGTTGGATAATGAAAGTGAGCGCCATATACAGGTTTCACTTGAACATCTTGCAAAGAACCGTACAACGATAGTAATAGCTCACAGACTTAGTACAATCCGGAATGCCGATGAAATAATAGTTATAGATCAAAGTGGAATTCAGGAAAGAGGTACACATGATACTTTACTAAAGCAGGACGGTTTGTATGCCAAGTATTATAACATGCAATTCGAAGGTTTAGGTGAGTAA